The following coding sequences lie in one Arachis ipaensis cultivar K30076 chromosome B03, Araip1.1, whole genome shotgun sequence genomic window:
- the LOC110269344 gene encoding uncharacterized protein LOC110269344: protein MVTEHADLEGVESQVSVLVADVDGEQIFNGQISLCGHHTFSLSVATSLGPTPSPLSSTLPSAATSPTPISSANNVKSKKKKKKVTFNPNVQIYEPDPTAYKVLDNEEEEHQNNAAEPTKKNSNPPSISGEGSASLTVTYPPNYRYYNCSEDIGEEEDVDYEKSDIDDYEDDEEFDDGYDCDDGSSDNSLENDEAEGVARFVQLFCGRRQDKESDAN from the exons ATGGTAACAGAACATGCTGACCTGGAAGGGGTAGAGAGTCAGGTGTCCGTTTTGGTTGCTGACGTGGATGGAGAACAAATTTTTAATGGACAAATTAGTCTTTGCGGCCATCATACATTCTCTCTCTCCGTCGCAACTTCCCTTGGTCCGACTCCGTCACCGCTCTCATCGACTCTGCCGTCGGCCGCCACCTCTCCTACGCCGATTTCATCCGCC AATAATGtcaaaagcaagaagaagaagaagaaagttacATTTAATCCGAATGTTCAGATATATGAGCCTGATCCCACAGCTTATAAGGTACTAGATAACGAGGAAGAAGAACACCAAAACAATGCTGCAGAACCAACAAAGAAGAACTCGAATCCACCTTCCATCTCCGGAGAAGGATCTGCATCCTTGACAGTGACATACCCTCCAAATTACAGATATTATAACTGCAGCGAAGATATCGGCGAGGAGGAAGATGTTGACTATGAGAAATCTGACATCGATGACTATGAGGATGATGAAGAGTTTGATGATGGATATGATTGTGATGATGGTAGTAGTGACAATAGTTTAGAGAATGATGAGGCTGAAGGAGTTGCCCGATTCGTCCAACTCTTCTGCGGCCGAAGGCAGGACAAGGAATCAGATGCCAATTGA
- the LOC107628975 gene encoding F-box protein SKIP16, which produces MGLESLGDLAIHVILKKLPPKDAGRVSCVSKRLRSSASDDLIWINFCRNDLSLCHPRDPLGNPLPSFKEAYQSWRQAFGKYPWSLVKRVKRCWDRIEAWLNDNFPEAKATLCKGATEEEILELESALKVKLPLPTRILYRFHNGQEVEKANLVTHTFGSSLGIIGGYSFYSHYVNVYLLPIRQVIRDTLQVTRKLGFFRRSKYVLVAASTTYSEKLFFLNCTNGQLYVGTRNLLTEGEMIPCVPHELIKLGHGLNSKEQQDAMLLWLEEHGRRLQNGFVKLHEEENVRAINLFPEEPPLCSTAITNGVKVRASALLIPELSDLQDDVEKFLFAYSIRMSLEPQGCIINGVSFNSCQLHWRHWIIRADDMVVSDVNGEAVIGKFPLLCPGDKEFVYQSCTPIPTSSGSVEGSFTFVPGRLAEPKGDPFLVTVASFPLKLPDYVF; this is translated from the exons ATGGGGTTGGAATCGCTTGGTGATTTGGCGATTCATGTCATTCTCAAGAAGTTGCCTCCCAAAGACGCTGGAAGGGTTTCCTGCGTCAGCAAAAGGCTTCGTTCTTCTGCCTCCGATGACCTAATTTGGATCAATTTCTGTCGCAACGATCTCTCCCTCTGTCACCCTCGTGATCCTCTCGGAAACCCTCTCCCTTCCTTCAAG GAAGCTTATCAATCATGGCGTCAAGCTTTTGGGAAGTATCCTTGGTCACTTGTTAAGCGTGTAAAGAGGTGCTGGGACAGAATAGAGGCTTGGCTGAACGATAATTTTCCCGAAGCTAAGGCGACTCTTTGTAAAGGTGCAACAGAAGAAGAGATTCTAGAGTTGGAGAGTGCCTTAAAAGTGAAGCTGCCACTTCCTACTAGGATTCTGTATCGCTTTCATAATGGTCAAGAAGTTGAAAAGGCAAATCTAGTAACTCATACATTTGGCAGTTCTTTGGGCATAATTGGTGGTTACTCATTCTATAGTCATTATGTGAACGTGTACCTGTTACCAATACGTCAGGTAATACGAGATACTCTGCAAGTTACGCGTAAATTAGGCTTCTTCAGGAGATCCAAgtatgttcttgtggctgcttCGACCACTTACAGTGAAAAGTTGTTTTTCCTCAATTGCACCAATGGTCAACTATATGTTGGAACCAGAAATCTTCTTACAGAAGGGGAAATGATCCCTTGTGTACCCCATGAGCTGATTAAGTTAGGTCATGGGTTGAATAGTAAAGAGCAACAGGATGCCATGCTACTTTGGTTAGAAGAACACGGTCGCCGTTTACAGAATGGATTTGTCAAACTGCATGAAGAAGAAAATGTCAGAGCCATTAATCTTTTCCCTGAAGAACCTCCTCTTTGTTCTACAGCTATAACCAATGGTGTGAAG GTCCGCGCCTCTGCTCTGCTTATCCCTGAGTTGTCGGATCTTCAAGACGATGTTGAAAAATTCTTATTTGCCTATTCAATCCGTATGTCCCTTGAACCTCAAGGATGCATCATTAATGGGGTATCCTTCAACTCTTGCCAGCTTCATTGGAGGCACTGGATAATTCGTGCTGATGATATGGTAGTATCTGATGTTAATGGTGAAGCTGTTATCGGGAAG TTCCCACTTTTGTGTCCAGGTGATAAAGAATTTGTTTATCAGAGTTGCACACCTATACCAACATCATCAGGTTCTGTTGAAGGTTCTTTTACATTTGTACCTGGCAG ATTGGCAGAACCAAAAGGAGACCCTTTTCTAGTTACAGTGGCAAGCTTCCCACTTAAGCTGCCAGATTATGTATTCTGA
- the LOC107632306 gene encoding protein ENHANCED DISEASE RESISTANCE 2, with translation MANRGGEKKCGWIERIKSEGAVPYLESDNSSNCWFTPPGSAFQVRGSDYLRTKVKIPGGDYLLQPIGFDWVRGSVKINEILRNRNNLVRKIIEEEFPDSDNRPFIWAFNLQLPTKDNYCAVMYFASKEPFPEGSLVDKFLKGDDAWRNSRLKLIANIVKGPWIVKKAVGEQAICIIGRALACKYCVRANFIEVDIDIGSSMVATAIVHLAFGYVKTLTVDLAFLLEGQTQSELPEKLLGALRFCSLDPASATPILPSPSMSSSSLNRSLSMRLWKSIGNILLPGSQEDGFASPPASQSAATKDIHVKK, from the coding sequence ATGGCCAACCGTGGTGGCGAAAAGAAATGTGGATGGATAGAGAGAATAAAATCTGAAGGAGCTGTTCCATATCTTGAATCAGATAACAGTTCAAATTGTTGGTTTACACCTCCTGGATCTGCATTCCAGGTTAGAGGTTCTGATTACTTGAGAACAAAGGTTAAGATCCCTGGTGGTGATTATCTGCTACAGCCTATTGGATTTGATTGGGTCAGAGGTTCTGTGAAAATAAATGAGATTTTGAGAAATCGAAACAACCTAGTTAGGAAGATCATTGAAGAGGAGTTTCCAGATAGTGATAATAGGCCTTTTATTTGGGCATTCAACCTTCAACTTCCAACCAAGGATAACTATTGTGCTGTCATGTATTTCGCATCCAAAGAACCATTCCCTGAAGGTTCCTTGGTAGACAAGTTTCTGAAAGGCGACGATGCGTGGAGAAATTCGAGGCTTAAGTTGATTGCTAACATTGTTAAAGGTCCTTGGATTGTAAAGAAGGCGGTGGGCGAGCAAGCAATATGCATAATTGGGAGAGCACTTGCTTGTAAGTACTGTGTGAGAGCAAATTTCATAGAGGTAGACATTGATATTGGATCTTCCATGGTTGCAACTGCAATAGTTCATTTGGCATTTGGCTATGTGAAAACTTTGACTGTTGATCTGGCTTTTCTTCTTGAGGGCCAAACTCAATCTGAGCTACCGGAGAAACTGCTTGGCGCGTTGAGGTTTTGTAGCCTTGATCCTGCTTCTGCTACACCAATTTTGCCTTCACCTTCCATGAGCAGCAGTTCACTAAACCGATCTTTGTCAATGAGGTTATGGAAGTCTATAGGGAATATTCTTCTTCCAGGTTCTCAAGAAGATGGTTTTGCTTCTCCTCCTGCATCTCAAAGTGCTGCCACAAAGGATATTCATGTGAAGAAATG
- the LOC107628976 gene encoding probable transcription factor PosF21, with product MDKDKSPGHGGGFPPSSGRFSGFSASAAPFNVKSELPSSSALLPPLPVPAATSDSASFSHDISRMPDNPPRNRGHRRAHSEILTLPDDISFENDLGIVGGCADGPSFSDDTEEDLLSMYLDMDKFNLPAATGEFGIGETSIGGAATAAAVALSSALASGAAAASSEDNTAVGTNGRPRVRHQHSQSMDGSTTIKPEILVSGLEEASAVDSKKAISAAKLAELALIDPKRAKRIWANRQSAARSKERKMRYIAELEKRVQTLQTEATSLSAQLTILQRDTGGLNAENNELKVRVQSMEQQVHLQDALNDALKEEIQHLRVLTGQALPNGGAPMNFASSVGGEQQFQSKNQSMHTILAAQQLQQLQIRSRKQQHQQQLFQNHQPQHLQQFQQPQPPQQQQEH from the exons ATGGATAAGGACAAATCCCCTGGTCATGGTGGAGGTTTTCCTCCTTCTTCTGGCCGTTTTTCGGGATTCTCAGCCTCCGCAGCCCCTTTTAATGTGAAATCAGAGTTACCATCTTCATCAGCATTGCTTCCTCCTCTGCCAGTTCCGGCTGCAACCTCGGACTCTGCTAGTTTTAGTCATGACATTAGCAGAATGCCTGATAACCCTCCGAGAAATCGAGGCCATAGGCGTGCTCATTCCGAGATTCTCACTTTGCCGGATGATATTAGCTTTGAAAATGACCTTGGCATAGTTGGAGGATGTGCTGATGGGCCCTCATTCTCCGATGACACTGAGGAAGACCTACTGTCCATGTACCTTGATATGGATAAATTCAATTTGCCGGCCGCTACAGGCGAGTTTGGAATTGGGGAGACTTCAATTGGTGGTGCAGCAACAGCAGCAGCAGTAGCATTGAGTTCAGCATTGGCATCAGGAGCCGCTGCCGCCTCTTCAGAAGACAACACTGCTGTTGGGACTAATGGAAGGCCTAGAGTGAGGCACCAGCATAGCCAGTCCATGGATGGATCCACAACCATCAAACCTGAGATTTTAGTCTCTGGCTTGGAAGAGGCCTCAGCAGTTGATTCCAAGAAGGCTATTTCGGCTGCCAAGCTTGCCGAGCTTGCCTTAATTGATCCAAAGCGTGCCAAGAG GATATGGGCAAATAGACAGTCTGCTGCTAGGTCAAAAGAAAGGAAGATGCGCTACATCGCCGAGCTTGAAAAGAGGGTACAGACATTGCAAACAGAAGCAACATCCTTGTCGGCACAATTAACTATCTTGCAG AGGGATACAGGTGGACTGAATGCCGAAAACAATGAGCTGAAAGTGCGGGTGCAATCGATGGAGCAACAAGTTCACTTGCAAGATG CGCTTAACGATGCATTAAAAGAGGAAATTCAGCATTTGAGAGTCCTTACCGGACAAGCTTTGCCAAATGGAGGAGCACCTATGAACTTTGCTTCATCAGTTGGAGGAGAACAACAATTCCAATCCAAAAATCAGTCCATGCACACCATTTTAGCTGCCCAGCAGTTACAACAACTCCAAATTCGCTCGCGGAAGCAACAGCATCAACAGCAGCTATTCCAGAACCATCAACCTCAGCATCTGCAGCAATTTCAGCAGCCACAACCACCACAGCAACAACAGGAACATTAG
- the LOC107628974 gene encoding flowering time control protein FPA — protein sequence MPRPAKSVRPSHEGSAAARDSDEPSNNLWVGNLAPDVTDADLMDLFAQYGALDSVTSYSARSYAFVYFKRVEDAKAAKNALQGFSLRGNSLKIEFARPAKPCKQLWVGGISPAVTKEELEAEFRKFGKIEDFKFFRDRNTACIEFFNLDDATQAMKVMNGKRLGGEHIRVDFLRSHSTRKDQSSDYGQFQGKGYGPTDPYTGQKRPLHSQPPMGRKSDSQPSNILWIGYPPAIQIDEQMLHNAMILFGEIERIKSFPSRNYSLVEFRSVDEARRAKEGLQGRLFNDPRITIMYSSNESGKDYPGLYAGSGPRTDTFMNDHPFRPLQMDSFGHNRPVVPNNFPGQLPPGGILGPNAQMRPFGPQGSLEPLISGPEFNEMGMHHKFQDGSSKGNMGPNRKRPSPPAPGMLSPSPASGVRLPSRSASGGWDVLDINHIPRESKRMRLDGTMPVDDVPYPLRNVDDRVLGMDQTYGLDPVSTRLGAGVLGAAQPDADHIWRGIIAKGGTPVCQARCVPIGKGIAAELPEVVDCSARTGLDILTKHYADAIGFDIVFFLPDSEEDFASYTEFLRYLSAKNRAGVAKFADNTTLFLVPPSDFLTKVLKVTGPERLYGVVLKFPPVPGNTPMQQSSHLPIPSSQYMQQIPPSQAEYGLISAKEEPVLPTDYNRLLHDESKLPPKPVYPATSGPPSLQAGPPDYPTGSVSQAGVGLTPELIAALTNLIPGTTQSSTIDGAKSAVGSSTVRPPFPPVAPNDGNQSHLWKQDHQIVDQSVHPPQNLGSMYNIHNAHYQPYPPQSAPGFPSQVVPGSSHIQDTAAGLQQQGAVSSRQMTNYMIPSHSGQVAAPTHVSQQYQVEVSPGNQGGYGVLQGTDASGLYNSQAFQQPNNSVAASTQVQSVNPSQQHGVLPYTLDQVNADPNSQKLPLYGVGQGSTEVEADKNQRYQSTLQFAANLLFQIQQQQQQQPPGGHGSGIQ from the exons ATGCCGCGTCCGGCGAAATCAGTGAGGCCGTCGCACGAAGGAAGCGCCGCCGCCAGGGATTCCGACGAACCTTCCAACAACCTCTGGGTTGGGAATCTAGCGCCGGACGTAACCGACGCTGATCTGATGGACCTGTTCGCGCAATACGGCGCCCTCGACAGTGTCACCTCTTACTCTGCGCGTAGCTACGCCTTCGTGTACTTCAAGCGCGTGGAGGACGCTAAGGCCGCGAAGAACGCTCTCCAAGGGTTCTCCCTCCGCGGCAATTCCTTGAAAATCGAGTTTGCCAGACCG GCAAAGCCATGTAAACAGCTTTGGGTGGGTGGTATTAGCCCAGCTGTGACAAAGGAAGAATTAGAAGCCGAATTTCGTAAATTTGGTAAAATTGAGGATTTTAAGTTTTTCAGGGACCGAAATACTGCATGTATTGAATTTTTCAATCTGGATGATGCCACTCAGGCAATGAAAGTCATGAATGGGAAACGTTTAGGTGGTGAACACATTCGTGTAGACTTCCTTCGATCACATTCTACAAGAAAA GATCAGTCGTCTGATTATGGACAGTTTCAAGGAAAAGGCTATGGGCCTACTGATCCCTACACTGGACAAAAAAGACCTCTG CATTCACAACCCCCAATGGGAAGGAAAAGTGATAGTCAACCCAGTAATATTTTGTGGATTGGCTATCCTCCTGCCATTCAGATTGACGAGCAAATGCTCCACAATGCCATGATTTTATTTGGAGAAATTGAGAGAATCAAGAGTTTTCCTTCAAGGAACTATTCATTAGTTGAATTTAGAAGTGTTGATGAAGCTCGGCGTGCAAAAGAGGGTCTTCAAGGACGCCTTTTTAATGACCCTCGAATAACAATTATGTATTCAAGCAATGAGTCTGGAAAAGATTACCCTGGCTTATATGCTGGTAGCGGTCCAAGAACCGACACGTTCATGAATGACCATCCATTTCGACCATTGCAAATGGATTCATTTGGTCATAATCGTCCCGTGGTTCCAAATAATTTTCCTGGACAGTTGCCACCTGGAGGTATTCTTGGACCAAATGCACAAATGCGGCCGTTTGGTCCTCAAGGGAGTCTTGAACCTCTTATTTCTGGTCCTGAGTTTAATGAAATGGGCATGCACCACAAATTTCAGGATGGTAGTTCCAAGGGTAACATGGGTCCAAACAGGAAAAGGCCTTCTCCTCCTGCCCCAGGGATGCTTTCTCCTTCTCCTGCATCAGGTGTCAGGCTCCCTTCAAGATCAGCTTCCGGTGGATGGGATGTACTTGACATAAACCATATTCCAAGGGAGTCTAAACGTATGAGATTAGATGGTACTATGCCTGTTGATGATGTTCCGTATCCTTTAAGGAATGTAGATGATCGTGTGTTAGGTATGGACCAAACATATGGTCTTGATCCGGTGAGCACAAGGTTGGGAGCTGGAGTACTTGGTGCTGCACAACCTGATGCTGATCATATATGGCGTGGAATCATTGCAAAGGGAGGGACTCCGGTTTGTCAAGCTAGATGTGTCCCTATTGGGAAGGGGATAGCTGCTGAGCT TCCCGAGGTGGTTGATTGTTCAGCTAGGACGGGATTGGATATACTCACAAAACACTATGCTGATGCTATTGGTTTTGACATTGTTTTCTTTTTGCCAGATAGCGAAGAGGATTTTGCTTCCTACACTGAATTCCTTCGCTATCTTAGTGCAAAAAACCGTGCGGGTGTTGCAAAATTTGCTGATAATACCACATTATTCTTGGTACCCCCTTCTGATTTCCTGACAAAAGTTTTGAAGGTCACTGGACCTGAACGTCTATATGGTGTGGTTCTTAAGTTTCCTCCAGTTCCAGGTAATACTCCAATGCAGCAGTCTTCGCATTTGCCTATACCATCAAGTCAGTATATGCAGCAGATTCCTCCTTCACAAGCTGAGTATGGATTGATTTCTGCAAAGGAAGAACCAGTTTTGCCAACAGATTATAACAGACTGTTGCATGATGAGTCTAAACTTCCTCCTAAACCAGTCTATCCGGCCACTAGTGGTCCCCCCTCACTTCAGGCTGGGCCTCCGGATTATCCTACTGGTTCCGTGTCCCAAGCTGGAGTTGGATTAACTCCGGAGCTTATTGCAGCTTTAACTAATTTAATCCCTGGAACAACTCAATCATCGACAATTGATGGTGCCAAGTCAGCAGTAGGCTCCTCGACTGTGAGGCCTCCATTTCCCCCTGTTGCACCTAATGATGGTAACCAATCTCATTTATGGAAACAGGACCATCAAATTGTTGATCAGTCTGTTCATCCTCCTCAAAATTTGGGGAGTATGTATAACATTCACAATGCTCACTATCagccttatccaccacaatctgCTCCTGGCTTCCCTAGTCAAGTGGTCCCTGGCAGTTCGCATATTCAAGACACTGCTGCTGGTCTGCAGCAGCAGGGTGCTGTTTCGTCTAGACAGATGACTAATTACATGATACCTTCTCATAGTGGACAGGTAGCTGCACCCACCCATGTCAGTCAGCAGTATCAGGTTGAAGTCTCCCCCGGCAACCAAGGAGGATATGGAGTGCTTCAAGGGACAGATGCCTCTGGTTTATATAATTCTCAGGCTTTCCAACAGCCAAATAATTCAGTTGCTGCATCCACTCAAGTTCAGAGTGTTAATCCATCACAGCAACATGGTGTCCTGCCATATACACTGGACCAAGTAAATGCTGACCCTAACAGTCAGAAACTTCCTCTCTATGGAGTTGGTCAGGGCTCGACAGAAGTTGAGGCTGATAAGAACCAAAGGTACCAATCAACGCTACAGTTTGCTGCCAATCTTCTCTTTCAAatacagcagcagcagcaacagcaACCCCCTGGAGGACATGGATCAGGAATTCAATAA